Proteins encoded together in one Benincasa hispida cultivar B227 chromosome 1, ASM972705v1, whole genome shotgun sequence window:
- the LOC120070191 gene encoding ethylene-responsive transcription factor ERF086: MATSKASDKGYPIYETGQSQMGFALIQRNSSPISQNGGERRGRRKQAEPGRFLGVRRRPWGRYAAEIRDPTTKERHWLGTFDTAHEAALAYDRAALSMKGTQARTNFIYSDTSTFHSLLTAFDVQTLLPNSDHSHSKLQHTPSPITIPNQNNNNNISFAQSQPSIHETSSNPSVHDDHRDTNFFFSNDSNSGYLSCIVPDNCLKPPSDSKYKTQSNSITSNDLQKFNFFTSNSIETLPFEGLDVYSTNNNAGYGSVMEEPNCSNDGVVWDKQQIWESNNGSDELSAIINSSSSSSMMAENGGFHPCMNSSYGGLLPQSSTCSPSAASFGDAFDFGYTLL, from the coding sequence ATGGCTACCTCCAAAGCCTCTGATAAAGGCTACCCAATTTATGAAACTGGTCAATCTCAAATGGGTTTTGCTCTAATTCAAAGAAACTCATCTCCAATATCTCAAAATGGAGGAGAGAGAAGAGGCAGAAGAAAACAAGCTGAACCAGGAAGGTTCCTTGGTGTCAGAAGAAGACCTTGGGGAAGATATGCTGCTGAAATTAGAGACCCAACAACTAAAGAAAGGCATTGGCTTGGAACTTTTGATACTGCCCATGAAGCTGCCCTGGCTTATGACAGAGCTGCCCTGTCAATGAAAGGCACTCAAGCAAgaacaaatttcatttattcTGACACTTCGACTTTCCATTCTCTTCTTACTGCTTTTGATGTCCAAACTTTGCTTCCTAATTCTGATCATTCTCACTCCAAATTACAACACACCCCTTCTCCCATTACTATTCCCAATCAAAACAATAACAACAACATCTCATTTGCTCAATCGCAGCCCTCCATTCATGAAACTTCCTCAAATCCTTCTGTTCATGATGATCATCGTGACACTAATTTCTTCTTCTCCAATGATTCCAATTCAGGCTATTTGAGCTGCATTGTCCCTGATAATTGCTTGAAACCCCCTTCAGATTCTAAATACAAAACCCAATCCAACTCCATTACTTCAAATGATCTTCAAAAGTTTAACTTCTTTACCTCAAACTCCATTGAAACTCTCCCTTTTGAAGGTTTGGATGTTTATAGTACTAATAATAATGCTGGTTATGGCTCTGTTATGGAGGAACCAAATTGTTCAAATGATGGAGTAGTTTGGGATAAACAGCAAATTTGGGAGAGTAATAATGGTAGTGATGAACTCTCAGCTATAATTAATAGCTCATCTTCCTCTTCAATGATGGCTGAAAATGGAGGTTTTCATCCATGTATGAACAGTTCTTATGGTGGTTTGTTGCCTCAATCTTCTACTTGTTCTCCTTCAGCTGCTTCTTTTGGTGATGCATTTGATTTTGGGTACACATTACTTTGA